The Arachis hypogaea cultivar Tifrunner chromosome 14, arahy.Tifrunner.gnm2.J5K5, whole genome shotgun sequence genome has a segment encoding these proteins:
- the LOC112742315 gene encoding probable polygalacturonase has product FFVQDPTHWDVVKPLPSYGRGLEVPGGRYQSLINGYQLHDVVITGNNGTINGIGSVWWEWFTLHTLNHIRPHLIELVESDYVVVSNLTILNAPAYAIYHIYCSYVHIQNVSISAPAESPFTVGIVPDSSNNVCIEDCIVAMGHDAISLKSGWNEYGVAYGRPTENVHIRRVTLSAFSGSTLAFGSEMCGGLSNVFVEHSQVLDSDKGVQFRTTRGRGDFSSISKSKSNKLINYECKEKLEEVISL; this is encoded by the exons TTTTTTGTTCAGGATCCAACTCATTGGGATGTTGTAAAGCCCTTACCTTCTTATGGCCGAGGGCTCGAAGTTCCCGGGGGACGATACCAGAGCTTGATCAATGGATACCAGTTACATGATGTGGTCATAACAG GTAACAATGGAACCATCAACGGCATAGGATCTGTTTGGTGGGAGTGGTTTACCTTACATACACTGAATCATATCCGTCCTCATCTGATTGAACTCGTCGAATCTGATTATGTGGTAGTTTCAAATCTCACAATCTTGAATGCCCCGGCATACGCAATATACCATATTTATTGCAG TTATGTACATATTCAAAATGTATCAATTTCTGCTCCTGCAGAATCACCTTTTACTGTTGGTATAGTTCCTG ATTCTTCTAATAATGTTTGTATAGAAGATTGCATTGTTGCTATGGGACATGATGCAATTTCTCTTAAAAGTGGTTGGAATGAGTATGGTGTTGCCTATGGTAGACCAACAGAGAATGTACACATTAGAAGGGTGACTTTGAGTGCATTTTCTGGCTCTACTCTTGCATTTGGTAGTGAAATGTGTGGTGGTCTTTCGAATGTTTTCGTGGAACATTCTCAAGTTCTCGACTCAGATAAAGGCGTCCAGTTTAGAACAACCAGAGGTAGAGGTGATttctcttcaatatccaaaagcaaaagtaataaactaataaactatgaatgtaaagaaaaactAGAGGAAGTaatttctctctag